A genomic window from Alkalihalobacillus sp. AL-G includes:
- the hepT gene encoding heptaprenyl diphosphate synthase component II gives MKLTTIYSHLRSDLSLVEKDLERTIGAQHSILQDASIQLLKAGGKRIRPVFVLLSAQFGQYDIERVKRAAVALELIHMASLVHDDVIDDASLRRGKATIKAQWDNRVAMYTGDYIFARSIEYITHLDNPEAHNALSEAILEMSLGEIEQIRDQYNLNQNIRNYLRRIKRKTALLLSVSCELGALAADADRNTLKQLKRFGYYVGMAFQITDDILDFTGTEKQLGKPAGGDLQQGNITLPVFFAMKDPAFKEQLIQACMEQPIERHTIDLLIRMVHENGSIEKSKQVADRYLNKAYTALDSLPDNRPKKALLQIAEYIGKRDY, from the coding sequence ATGAAATTGACAACAATTTATTCTCATTTAAGAAGCGATCTGTCGTTGGTCGAAAAGGACTTGGAACGAACGATTGGAGCACAGCATTCGATCCTACAGGATGCATCGATTCAACTGTTAAAGGCAGGGGGGAAACGGATACGCCCTGTTTTTGTGCTGTTATCAGCACAGTTTGGACAGTATGATATCGAACGTGTAAAACGAGCAGCAGTCGCGTTGGAATTAATTCATATGGCATCCCTTGTACATGATGATGTGATTGACGATGCATCTCTACGGCGGGGGAAAGCAACAATTAAAGCGCAATGGGATAATCGGGTCGCCATGTATACAGGTGACTATATTTTTGCAAGATCGATTGAGTACATAACGCATTTGGATAATCCTGAGGCACATAACGCTTTATCAGAGGCGATTCTCGAAATGAGCCTTGGTGAGATCGAGCAAATCAGGGATCAATATAATCTCAACCAGAATATACGAAATTATTTACGACGGATCAAACGAAAAACCGCTCTCTTGTTATCAGTAAGCTGTGAGCTCGGTGCTCTTGCTGCTGATGCTGACCGGAATACATTAAAACAGTTGAAGCGCTTTGGTTACTATGTTGGGATGGCGTTTCAGATCACCGATGACATCCTAGACTTTACAGGGACAGAGAAACAGCTTGGAAAACCTGCAGGTGGGGATTTACAGCAAGGTAACATTACACTCCCGGTCTTTTTTGCAATGAAGGATCCCGCTTTTAAAGAACAATTGATACAAGCATGTATGGAGCAGCCGATTGAGCGTCATACAATCGATCTATTGATCCGGATGGTCCATGAAAACGGCTCGATTGAAAAATCAAAACAGGTTGCAGATCGTTATTTGAATAAAGCGTACACGGCGCTCGACTCTTTACCTGATAACCGCCCGAAAAAAGCGTTATTGCAAATAGCGGAGTATATTGGAAAAAGAGACTACTAA